Part of the Niallia alba genome is shown below.
ATCCAGCAAAACCAAACAGTCACGATTTTAGAGGTAAATGATCGTCCAAAAATAATTCTTCATGGCGAGTCAGATCGAAACAAAATAAGTCGTGCAATTAAAGACATAGAGCTTTCTTATACTCACGAAGACTGGCAAAGTGCTACAGAGCTTACGGCAAGTCTTGCAAAAGAAGGCAAGAGTGCTATTCATATTTTTTCTGACGGACTGGAGGAGGAAAAGATGAATAATCTCGATTCCTTCTATGTGGAAGTACATAATCAAGAGCAGGGCCAAGAAGAAAATCTTTCTATTTTATCTTTTGGTGTATCAAAAAAAGATAAAAAAGTGGCAGGTATAGCAATGGTGGAAAATCAAACAGATTCCCTCCAAAAAGTACCTTTACTTGTAGAAAGTGAAAAAATCGTGCTCTTTCAACAAGAAGTGGAACTGCAGCCACAAGAGAGAAAAATAGTAGCGATAAATGATCTTCCAGAGAAATCTTATTATAATGCCAAGATCGACGTAGGCGATAACTATTTAGTGGACAATAGGCAAACAGCTGTATTTAATAAACAGGCAACGACGATGTATACAGATAAGGAGATGAATCCATTTTTAATAAAAGGATTTGAAGCGATTGGTCTTCGTGTGATTCAAATGGAGAATAAAGAGGAATTTTTAAATAAAAAGGATAGTATTTTTCTCTTATCTGGTTCCACACTGCCGAAAAATATTGAGGCGCCATTTGTCTTCTTTTTTGTTGATGGGAAAAAGGCCGAAGTACAAACAGCTGTAGAAGCAAGTGAAGACGAGCTGTTATTACATGTAGATATGAAGGATGTTTTTATTGCGAGTGCAATGAATCAAACAATAGAAGGGGTAAAACCAATTGTTAAAGGTGGAGACCTGCCATTAATTCAAAAAGGTATGGTTCATAATCAGCCAGCCATTCTAATTCACTTTGATTTGAAGGACAGTGATTGGCCATTGCATCCTAGTTTTCCAATCTTTTTATATAATATGTATCAATGGCTTTCCTCTCAATCAAATTATATAGGGGATTTTCAGCCTTTAGAATCGAGAACGATTCACTTAACGAATCAAGCAGCAGATTGGGATATTTATAATGAAAGTGATCAACTAGTCGGCTCGTTTTCGATGGAAGGGGATGGGTTTCAAGCACCCAAACTACCTGGCGTTTATCAGCTAACAAATGATTCAGACCTGATGTATTTTTCCGTAAATTTAGATGATCGCGAAAAGATGATTGCCTCCCAAAAATCGTTTATCCTAAATGAAGATCAATTAAAGGAGAATGAAATAACCAAAACACAAAGTGATTGGCTCTGGTACCTATTATGTATGCTTGCTTTTCTAATTTTATGTATAGAATGGG
Proteins encoded:
- a CDS encoding vWA domain-containing protein; protein product: MHLANPYYFLLLIFIVAFILFYFFRKKYTKQIIPSNLLWEEVLKEMRATSWFHKWQNNLLFWLQLLCLLLLMFALVGPYFSKETMKGEQIILLFDTSASMAAEGKDFNRLEDSKNEAVEMVQGIQQNQTVTILEVNDRPKIILHGESDRNKISRAIKDIELSYTHEDWQSATELTASLAKEGKSAIHIFSDGLEEEKMNNLDSFYVEVHNQEQGQEENLSILSFGVSKKDKKVAGIAMVENQTDSLQKVPLLVESEKIVLFQQEVELQPQERKIVAINDLPEKSYYNAKIDVGDNYLVDNRQTAVFNKQATTMYTDKEMNPFLIKGFEAIGLRVIQMENKEEFLNKKDSIFLLSGSTLPKNIEAPFVFFFVDGKKAEVQTAVEASEDELLLHVDMKDVFIASAMNQTIEGVKPIVKGGDLPLIQKGMVHNQPAILIHFDLKDSDWPLHPSFPIFLYNMYQWLSSQSNYIGDFQPLESRTIHLTNQAADWDIYNESDQLVGSFSMEGDGFQAPKLPGVYQLTNDSDLMYFSVNLDDREKMIASQKSFILNEDQLKENEITKTQSDWLWYLLCMLAFLILCIEWEVYRRANRV